A region of Zeugodacus cucurbitae isolate PBARC_wt_2022May chromosome 5, idZeuCucr1.2, whole genome shotgun sequence DNA encodes the following proteins:
- the LOC105220624 gene encoding protein terminus-like yields the protein MPYFRSSYTFSIEGNTRTFHHRWCTAGRTYECDACSSSCDVRAGYEKHWSNVGRSLCSNEQRTQLKIIEEQRITNFILCNDHNRSTNEFLLDAGIQAIPQLLCLLFHDTARLHFRLSFYTRILNETDFLFASSELTLEHHLDIGETVDVLFLMLLEKIKAYMYACYPTRAAEYSVKRIKIYVRRELNSNSSSLNAPPKCILPLQYRVKHATAAPATKPISAETAADANLYCFRVCARTQELYVVPYQLGKRPSNTCSIEVPRAQQTWDRVGCGAHYIMLQSVDGAHQQLLEISNISRFLRTDEDDHVHTCSHCKANFTQRTKLQLHKALACGRGFEVLHLASGNLEIYENCLQMRCDNYNWPLYGIIE from the coding sequence ATGCCCTACTTCCGCTCCAGCTACACCTTCAGCATTGAGGGCAACACGCGCACCTTTCATCACCGCTGGTGCACGGCCGGTCGTACGTATGAGTGTGACGCATGCAGCAGCTCATGTGATGTACGCGCTGGCTATGAGAAACACTGGTCCAACGTTGGAAGATCGCTTTGCAGCAACGAGCAACGCACACAGCTGAAAATCATAGAGGAGCAACGCATAACGAATTTCATACTCTGCAATGACCACAACAGGAGCACTAATGAATTTTTGTTGGACGCCGGCATACAAGCGATACCGCAATTATTGTGTCTGCTCTTCCACGACACCGCGCGGTTACACTTTCGTTTGAGTTTCTATACGCGCATCTTGAATGAAACGGATTTTCTTTTCGCCAGCAGCGAACTAACGTTGGAGCATCACCTGGACATTGGCGAGACTGTAGATGTGCTATTTCTTATGTTGCTGGAGAAAATCAAGGCTTATATGTATGCCTGCTATCCGACGCGCGCTGCGGAGTATAGCGTGAAGCGCATAAAGATTTACGTACGGCGCGAGCTGAACTCAAACTCATCCTCGTTAAATGCGCCCCCAAAATGCATACTACCGCTACAGTATCGTGTGAAGCATGCCACCGCAGCACCAGCCACAAAGCCGATCAGCGCAGAGACTGCTGCCGACGCGAATCTGTATTGCTTCCGCGTTTGTGCGCGCACACAAGAGTTGTATGTGGTGCCCTACCAGCTGGGCAAACGTCCGAGCAATACATGTTCTATTGAAGTACCACGCGCACAACAAACTTGGGATCGCGTCGGCTGTGGCGCCCATTATATAATGTTGCAGAGTGTAGATGGTGCTCATCAACAGCTCTTGGAGATCTCGAACATAAGCCGCTTTCTACGCACCGATGAGGATGATCATGTGCACACCTGCTCTCACTGCAAGGCGAATTTTACACAACGCACTAAGTTACAGCTACACAAGGCGCTCGCTTGTGGACGCGGTTTTGAGGTACTACATCTGGCCAGTGGTAATTTGGAGATTTACGAGAATTGCCTGCAAATGCGTTGTGACAACTATAACTGGCCGCTTTATGGTATAATCGAATAA